AGAACAAATACCATTGCTTCATATACTTTAAGTTTCTAACTGAAAACCCCTTTAAATTTGGAAACTCTTGCTTTAAATCTCTACTTATTTGCTCAATTATCCCATCACCCCAAGAAGAGCTTTTTTGTTTATCTACAATCATTTTTGCAATATCCCAATAAAGCCGTAAAAGTTCCTCATTTACTTTTATAGCTGCTTTAATTTGAGCTTGTCTGATCTTGATTTTTATATCACTAATAAATGATATATACTCTTTATCTAACATCTTTTAGCCTTAAAAAATACTCTTTACTTCCCATTTCGTTTTGACTTTGAGTTTATACAAATCTGCATAAACTTCCACTTTGGCTTCTTCTCCCACAAGCTCTTCGATAGTACTGAGATCTACCTCTTTTTTTTGACTATCAAACTTGATATACTCGCTTAAATCCGGTAGATATTTTTCAGTATCATACTCCACAAAAAGAGCAAATTCGTTATCGCATCCATACTTAGAATTGGTAGCAAATCTTGTGACGGCTTGCTTGGCAACTCTTTTAAACTCTGCAAAATCCTCATCTGTATAACCTGTAAAATCATCTAAAATATCTTGGTATTCATCATAGTTTTTAGGATTGATACTAAAGCCATAGAAGTAGTGCGCCTCATCTACCATGATCTTGGTGCCAAGCGTTGATTGATTGACATCCTCTCCGCTTTTTACCTTTTTACCATCGCTAAAAGGACTGAGGATATCTTGAACTTCTACATTGGTATCTTCAAACTTATTAAATCCTTGTCCTATCTGCACTGCTCCGGTTATAGAGATATTTTGCCCCTCTTCCGCAAAAGTCACCCCGAAATTTTTTATATCTGTGCAGCTAAAGAGATTTTGCAATATCTCTTTTGTAGGCGTTTTTTTGTCAAACTTACCAAATAGCTCCTCATATCTCTCTTTTAAACTCTTAGGCCTCAAAGAACCTTTGTCTTCGATATAGCTTTTAAGATACATCACCTTCCTGCCCTCATCTGCCCACATCCTCTTCATAGGATATTTCAAAGCCTTATCACTGCCAAATATCTCGCCTTCGCTTGTGGACTTGGGACGACCTGTAAAATCAGCATTCCAATTGCTCATAATAGCTCTAACGCCTATCACTCCATATGCTCGTTTCATTTCTCATCCTTTTTATAAAACATATTCTCACTCAAAATACCAATCAAAAGCTTATCTTTTCGCACTCTTTCATCCTTATCATAAGCCTCCACCAAAGCTAAAGCGCTATTGAATTTTTTGAAATTGAGAGGTATCTCATGTTTGTAGGCAAAAAAGAGCGTCTCTATCTCTTGCTTGAGCTTTTTAGCCTTGCCCGTTCGTAAAAACGGCTCGATCATATCGGCTCTTTTATCACTCTTTTTGCTTTTATCAAGCAGATATTTAATAATCTGCCCTGCTAATACAAAAAACTCCACACTTTCCAACTCATCCAAACTCTCTATCTTTTGCTCTATATTTTTTAATGTCTCTTTAATATCCATCTTTTCTCCTTCGTAAGCTGCAAGCGATAATTTGAGGTTGAGCGCATCTTTGGCCTTGTGCCACCTATCTTGTTTGAGATGATATAGTATAAAATCATCCCCATACCGCCTATTGATAGCAAGTAGTGGCTTCATCTCACCTCTTTTAAGCGATATCATCGAATCACGAGTGAGATAGATCAGGTTTTGTAGGGTGTTAGGTAGTTTGCTATACACATCGCCATAAAGGTTGTTTTCTAAATTGCCGTTATAAAAAACTTCATCTACTACTTTAAACAGTGTATAAAAATCTTTTATCTCCTCATCCTCGCTTTCACTGAGATAATCTCTTAATATAAAAGGCTTAGGGAGAAGATTTTCGTTGGTAACAATATCAAAGTCGATGATTTCTGCTTGATCGTTGCTGGAGTGTTTGGTGATATAAACTCCGCTGCTATGTCTAGAAGCTTCTTTTTGCAATAGATTGTTTTGGAATTTTAAAAAATCAAAAAGCGCTTTAAAAGTATAGATTTTATCCTTTTTTACCATAAATGGCAGGTTAAAACCTCTGGTTTTGTGCTCCAAATATGGCTTTTTGCTATTTAGCCCCATATTAAAATCACTCAGGCCGTAAATTTGGCCATCAATATTGACTACAGTCTCTATCTTGTTGTAGATTTTAAGCGCATAGTAGATTTGCGCCTCTTTCTCATATTTTCGCAAATCTTCATCGAAAAATATCTTGATATATTCACCCTCTTTGATAAGCTCTTTTTTTTGTACAATATCATCAAAAATAGCCAAAAATCTCTGTTTCTTTTGCTCTATATCTTTCTCTCTTGTGGCATCGAAGATATATTTATGAAAGCTTTTTAAAACTTCTTGCTCCTCTTTTTTTGTAAAGGATGCAAAAGTTTTGAGATTGTCATAGAGTTTGGTGACAAAGTGCTCTTTGTTTGCTTCATTGAACTCTTTTGCCTTGACAAAGAGCGTGAGGTAGTTGTTGTTATGGATCTTCTTTTTTGGAGGATCAATGGCCTTGTTGGAGTTGAGATAGACGCTTACATAATCCCTTCTTGCAAACCACTCATATTCGCTCGCTCTGATATTTCCCTCTAAGTCTTTAAGTCCTATCTCTTTAGAAGACTCTTTGTCTCTTGGCTTTTTGTAGATAAAATACTCTACTCTCTCTTGGCCAATACGCACATAGAGCCCATCTTTGAGCTGGTAATTATCGATAATCGCTTTTTGAAAATCGATATCGAAATTATCTAAAATATCTTTAATCATCCCTCGCCCTTACTACCATTCCAAAACCTAAAGGATTTTTCTCTAATATTCCTACACCGAAACTAAGTCTTGCCAATTTTTGACTAACTTCATCACTATTAAAACCGATTTGAAATCTATTGGCAAAGATCTTTCCGCCTTTATAGTTAAAAACTAGCGGCTTTTGGTTCACTACCTTAAAAAAGCCGACCATATCACTAGGGGCTTTTACGCTTTTTTTAAAAAACTCGATATACTTCTTTTCAAGGTTATCCACAATTCGTTTTTGAAGTAAAAGCGGGTCATCCTCAATAGTCCAGTATCTAATCTTTCCATTTTGATCCGTTATGGTTAAAACAGCCGGGGTGATTGTATATATTTTATCGATATAGCTTAGTTTTAACTCTCTAGATTTAAAACCTTCAATATCAAAATCAAGATTTGTAGTTTTTTTAGAAGCTTTATAAAACTCGCCAACTACCGCCTCTTCTATAGTTCTAAGCGTTAGAGTGTAGATAGCATCTTGTTTATAAACTTTCTCTTTTTTATTTACCGGATATAAACTACCTACAACGTAAGGTTTAAAACCTCTCTTTTCGTGTAGGGCTCTTAATATAGTGGAGTTGTAAAATATATAATTTACATTTTTAGAAACAAAGTTTATATAATCTTTAAAGGGGAGATCTTTTTTCAGGCGAATTTTTATTTTCAGCTCATGTATTTGCATATTTTCTACCGTTATATAGAGATAATTTATTTTAATAATTAGACTTTTAAAGATATATTAAACTAATAACAAAAATAAAAATATTTGAAGATATGAAACGTGATAGGATTTTTTAATATTTAGTCAAACTTACATTTATGGAAGAGCACATAGTGGTAGAAGATTTAAAAAGTTTTTTTAGAGTTTAAATCTTGTTTTGTCAAAAAACGTATCGTCGTGAATGTGTCTAAAGGAAGCTTTGATATATTTCATAACGTCGGGAAATCTCTTTTCCAAATCTGCCACAAACTCTTTCATATTTTCCCTAACATAAGGCTCTTTTATATCAAACCTCATCGCAGGGCACATCTCGTCTCCGATCGCGAAAAAGTTATTTCTCTCCACAAAACCTCTTAGCTGTCGCTCTCTAACTTCTATCAATGGCCTTATAACATACAATCCTCTTTCCGTTTTGTAAATAGGCGGCATACTTCTCATCGCACCGTTATAAAACATATTCATAAAAAAACTCTCTACGGCATCGTCAAGATGATGTCCAAGAGCCAACTTGTTAAAACCGTTGTTTAGAGCGTACGTATAAAGAGCGCCTCTTCTCATCCTTGAAAAAAAGCTGCAGTACGAAGAGTTTTTTCTTATTTTCTCTTTTGCTATATCAAAAATCTCAGTCTCGTAAACCTCATAATCTATACCAAACTCTTCGCAATGCTTTTTTAAATGTTCATAATTTTCCCCCATACCGTAACTGACGGTAACCGCTTTAAAGTAGAAGTTATAAGGAGCTACTCTTTGTATATGTTTTAACGCATGTATTAACGTTAGAGAATCTTTTCCGCCGCTTAAACCGACTAAGACTCTATCTCCATCTTTTAAAAGTTCAAACTCAAAGTTTGTTTTTGCTATCTGTTTGATTAACTTTTTAGTAAATTCCGCTCTTTTCATCATACCATTTTATCAAGCATAGAGATTATAAAATCTGCACTTATTTTTGAAGAACTCTCTAAAAACTTATCAAAATCAAACCCTGCATCCATATCAGCCGCATCACTAATTGCTCTAAGTATAAAAAATGGAACGTCAAAGGCATCGCAAACAACGGCAACAGCTGCTCCTTCCATCTCCAAAGCGTCGGCACCGAAGGTTTTTTTGATCCACTCTTTTCTCTCTAAGTTCGCTATAAACTGATCTCCTGTAGCTATAACTCCCTCTTTTAACAAGATATTTTTCTCTTTTGCCACCTCTTTAGCCAAAAAGAGAAGCTCGGCATCACTCTGGATAAAAACTTTACCCTCAGGTACAAAACCGTATGGATGGCCAAAAGCGGTTATGTCGAGGTCGTGCTGACAAAGCTTGGTTGCCGCTATTAGATCTCCTATTTTTAGCTCATCGTTAATAGCTCCTGCAACTCCACTAAAAAGAAGCTTTTGAGCTTTGAAATGCTGGATCATAACCGAAGCGGTTAAAGAGGCAAAAACTTTCCCTATTTTACTATAGGCGATAACAACTTCCAATCCTTTATATTTTGCCTCATAATATCTATTGTTTGCCACTTCAAAAGATTTTATATCTTTCATATAGGATAGTAACGGTTCTATCTCTTCCGGCATTGCTCCCATAATAGCTATTTTCATCTTAACTCCCAATCTTAATCGATATCGATATTAATTATCCTTCAAGCTCTTTTATAGCCTTTTCCATACTCTTCATATCAGTTACGCTTAGGGTAGGAACTTTAGTTAACCTTCTATTTAGCCCTTTTAAAACCGTGCCGCCAAACTCTAAAAAAGTGTCTGCTTCACTCTCTACATTTTTGATAGATTGTTTATATAAAACAGGTTCTACAAGTTGTCTATCAAGCAAAGAAAGAGCTTCATCTTTACTAGAGTACGGTTTTGCGGTTACGTTTGAGACGACGGGGGATATGAAGTTATCTTTTAAAAATCTATCCAAATATTCTTTTAAAGGCGCTCTTGCACTATCTAACAACGGACAGTGGCTAGCTACCGACATATTTAAAAGAACTGTTTTTCTAGAGCCGGCTTCTTTAAGTTTAGGCTCTATTGAAACTATATCCTCTTTTATACCGGCTAATACTATCTGACCTTCACTATTATAATTTGCCGGCCATACCTTTTTTCCCTCTTCCCTTGCCTCTTTGCAAATCTCTTCAACTTTTTCGTCATCTAGACCCAAAACCGCCAACATTGCAGCCTCTACTCCTTTTGAAGCCTGCTGCATAAATTTCCCTCTATTGTGAACGAGCTCAACCGCGTCTAAAACATCAAGTGCATCGACACTTGCTAATGCGCTAAACTCTCCCAAAGAGTGACCTAAAGAGTATTTAGGCTTTATCTCTACGGAAGAAGAGAAAATCTTTTGAGCAATCAAACTAACAAGCAGTATTGCCGGCTGAGTAAAATCGGTTTGAGATAGTTTATCATTCTCTTCAAACATCAACTTTTTAAAATCTATTTTTAGTCTATCGCTTGACTCTTCAATCAAATCTTTTGCTAGTTTACTATTTTCGTAAAAATCTTTTCCCATTCCGAAACTTTGGCTTCCTTGTCCCGGAAAAAGAAAAATAACGTTTTTCATAACTTCTCCTCATAATCTTTAATCTTTTTTCTAAGAGTATTTCTGTTTAGCCCGAACATTTGAGCCATTTTAAGCTGACTTTTAAATTTTTTAAAACCGGCTTTGATCAAAGGAAGCTCATAAAGATATAAAAACTCTTTATAGTCGTTTTTCGTACCGATCTTTTCGAAAAGAAATTTTTCTATACACTCCATGATCTGATTATCTTCGATATTTTTAATAAAATAGTTGAAAAAAATAGATTTCTTAATCGAATCTCCGTTTTCACTCAAATCAAACTCAATAGATGTTAAATCCATTTCTATTTCTTCAGAAAACACCTCTTGAGCCTCTTGCAAAAACTTTTTTGCCAAAGGCAAAATATCCTCTTTTCTTTCACTCAAAGGCGGCAGATAGATTTTTATAGGAAAAATTCGATCAATAATTTCACTTTTTGTCGTTTGATTTGAT
This Nitrosophilus labii DNA region includes the following protein-coding sequences:
- a CDS encoding type I CRISPR-associated protein Cas7; the encoded protein is MKRAYGVIGVRAIMSNWNADFTGRPKSTSEGEIFGSDKALKYPMKRMWADEGRKVMYLKSYIEDKGSLRPKSLKERYEELFGKFDKKTPTKEILQNLFSCTDIKNFGVTFAEEGQNISITGAVQIGQGFNKFEDTNVEVQDILSPFSDGKKVKSGEDVNQSTLGTKIMVDEAHYFYGFSINPKNYDEYQDILDDFTGYTDEDFAEFKRVAKQAVTRFATNSKYGCDNEFALFVEYDTEKYLPDLSEYIKFDSQKKEVDLSTIEELVGEEAKVEVYADLYKLKVKTKWEVKSIF
- the cas6 gene encoding CRISPR-associated endoribonuclease Cas6, producing MQIHELKIKIRLKKDLPFKDYINFVSKNVNYIFYNSTILRALHEKRGFKPYVVGSLYPVNKKEKVYKQDAIYTLTLRTIEEAVVGEFYKASKKTTNLDFDIEGFKSRELKLSYIDKIYTITPAVLTITDQNGKIRYWTIEDDPLLLQKRIVDNLEKKYIEFFKKSVKAPSDMVGFFKVVNQKPLVFNYKGGKIFANRFQIGFNSDEVSQKLARLSFGVGILEKNPLGFGMVVRARDD
- a CDS encoding tRNA 2-thiocytidine biosynthesis TtcA family protein, whose product is MKRAEFTKKLIKQIAKTNFEFELLKDGDRVLVGLSGGKDSLTLIHALKHIQRVAPYNFYFKAVTVSYGMGENYEHLKKHCEEFGIDYEVYETEIFDIAKEKIRKNSSYCSFFSRMRRGALYTYALNNGFNKLALGHHLDDAVESFFMNMFYNGAMRSMPPIYKTERGLYVIRPLIEVRERQLRGFVERNNFFAIGDEMCPAMRFDIKEPYVRENMKEFVADLEKRFPDVMKYIKASFRHIHDDTFFDKTRFKL
- a CDS encoding 5'-methylthioadenosine/adenosylhomocysteine nucleosidase produces the protein MKIAIMGAMPEEIEPLLSYMKDIKSFEVANNRYYEAKYKGLEVVIAYSKIGKVFASLTASVMIQHFKAQKLLFSGVAGAINDELKIGDLIAATKLCQHDLDITAFGHPYGFVPEGKVFIQSDAELLFLAKEVAKEKNILLKEGVIATGDQFIANLERKEWIKKTFGADALEMEGAAVAVVCDAFDVPFFILRAISDAADMDAGFDFDKFLESSSKISADFIISMLDKMV
- the fabD gene encoding ACP S-malonyltransferase, with protein sequence MKNVIFLFPGQGSQSFGMGKDFYENSKLAKDLIEESSDRLKIDFKKLMFEENDKLSQTDFTQPAILLVSLIAQKIFSSSVEIKPKYSLGHSLGEFSALASVDALDVLDAVELVHNRGKFMQQASKGVEAAMLAVLGLDDEKVEEICKEAREEGKKVWPANYNSEGQIVLAGIKEDIVSIEPKLKEAGSRKTVLLNMSVASHCPLLDSARAPLKEYLDRFLKDNFISPVVSNVTAKPYSSKDEALSLLDRQLVEPVLYKQSIKNVESEADTFLEFGGTVLKGLNRRLTKVPTLSVTDMKSMEKAIKELEG
- a CDS encoding sigma 54-interacting transcriptional regulator, translating into MSLADVVQVAVANFIAYSRASKEALKSANILKSLNINVLIEGPKGSGKETLARYISPKASIIKKDLNEIDKISEKSSDVIILNIDQCKNLHFLDSISKKSKIIATSNQTTKSEIIDRIFPIKIYLPPLSERKEDILPLAKKFLQEAQEVFSEEIEMDLTSIEFDLSENGDSIKKSIFFNYFIKNIEDNQIMECIEKFLFEKIGTKNDYKEFLYLYELPLIKAGFKKFKSQLKMAQMFGLNRNTLRKKIKDYEEKL